The Colias croceus chromosome 22, ilColCroc2.1 DNA window GAACGTCATCAACGAACACATCGGAAGAAACGAGCGGCACGACGGAGACATCGGAGACCTGCACGACCGCGACGAGAACGACGAGGACAGAAGAAAAGAGCAGCTCGACGCCACCTACGCCGAGCACCATGCCCGCCGACAAGTTGCAGCCAGCGCCGTCACCCGTCGTAGGATACACAAACGCCGCTTTCGCGGCGCCAGCCGACAACGCCGACGCGCCGACGACCGCCGCTTTCGCGGCGCCAATAAGCAACGTCAACTTAAATACAAACGCCGCTCTCGCGGCGCCATCGAACGTCGCCGTCGGGTCGCCAGCACGCCGCTCGAAGACGCTCCGCCAGGCATCAGAGGTGCGGTCGCGGCGCTCCGTAGCCTCCCGCAAGAGACTCCTCGCGGAGTTGGAGGCGAAGGAACGCCTAGCCGAACTAAAGCTGGAACAAGCGAAGGCCGCAGCAGAACTAGAAAAGGCGCGGTTAGAAAGAATCCGCGCTGAAGAAGAATCAACAACGGAAGAGGAAGAAGAGGACTACGAACCGGAACGACGGGTCGAGTCGTGGTTGAAACAGCATTCAAGCCAGCCACTGCCACCCGCCGCCAACCCGACTCGCGAGCTCTCACCGCCACGCTACATAGCGAAGAACACCGACAACAAGGAAGACCGAGGATGGGGGGCCCGCCAGGAACAGGACGACGGGCAACGGGAACCGAAGAAAGACCCGCCCACGCGGTCACCAGAAGTTGCGGCAATTGTAACCGCCTTCAACGAAGTCGCAAGAAGCCAAAGGAAAGTAATAAGATACGGCGGTGAACTACCGACGTTCACCGGCTCCAGCAACGAGTGGCTATCGTTCAAGGCATCGTATGAAGAAACTGAAGAGGGATTCACCGACGGGGAAAACGTCGCACGATTGAGGAAGGCGCTGAAAGGAGCAGCCCTAGAAGCCGTCACCGCCCTACTCATATCACACACCGGACCCGAGAAGATCATCGAAGCCCTGCAGAGAAGGTTCGGCCGCCCAGACGCGCTTGTTTTGGGTGAAatggaaaaaattaaatcgctacCACGAGTGTCGGACAACCCCCGGGATGTTTGCATATTCGCAAACAAAATAGCGAATATCGTCGCCACCGTCGAAATACTAGGAAAACCAGAATACCTGCACAGCCCGGAAATGCTGCGGCAGGTGCTCGAGAAGCTCACACCGATCATGAAGAATAAGTGGTACGACTTCGCCGCCGACGAACGAGACAAGACACCGCTACTGAAAAAGCTCGCAGAATTCCTGAATAAAGAAGCAGACAAGTGCTCCAGTTACGCTCCGTTAGACACAGAGACGGAGAGGATAACAAGGAAAAGGACGGAGCGCGCCTACGCAGCAAGCAACGCGAGCGAGCGAGAAACAAGATGCCCGGTGTGCGAGCGAGAACACAAGCTTATCGAGTGCCGACAATTTACGAACAGCGACGTAAATACACGATGGGAAATAGCGAAGAAACATCGAGTGTGCTTCCGCTGTCTGCGAAGCAAACATCAACGAGCAACATGCCGCGCTCGTCCATGCGGCCTCAACGGGTGCACCATGAAGCACCACAAGATGCTCCATCATACAAAGACAGCGGAAAAGAAAAATGAAGAAACGACTCAACCGCAAGCCGAAACGAAGAACGACGAAAAAGTCCTCGTGTCGGCGATAAACATCAACAGCGCTACGTCGGAGCAACCTACGCGCCGCCGCGCGTATCTGAAGATCGCCCCCATCACCATCACTGGGCCGAAAGGAAAATGCGACACGTACGCGCTGCTCGACGAGGGAAGCACGGTGACCATCATAGAAACGGCGCTTGCAGAACAGCTGGGTCTCGACGGGCCACGCGAGTCCATCACAATTCAAGGTGTGAATGGACACGAGAACGAGCACGAGTACAGCAAGAGAGTGAAGGCACGAGTACGAGGACGGCATGAAGAAAAAGATTACGTATTAGACAACGCCCGCACCGTGCACCAACTCCACGCGTTCACGCAGTCCATCCGCGAAAGTGACATCGCCCGCTGCAACCATCTGCACGACCTGCAAGACGACCTGCTGTACGAGAATGCAACACCGAAGCTGCTGATCGGACAAGACAACTGGGAGCTCATTATAACACGTAAACTACGGCACGGCAAGAGGAGTCAGCCCGTCGCATCGAAGACACTGTTAGGATGGGTACTGCACGGCTGCCGTTCATCGAACAAGCACCCAGTTTTGTTCTGTTCTCATCTCTCGGAAGCGGAGAAGTCACCCGACACACTCGAAAATATGATGAAGAAATACTTCGAATTAGAATCCATCGGCATCGAACCTAAGCGACAGCGCAGCGACCCGGAGCAGCAGGCACTCAACATACTGGAAAAGAAAAGTCAACGCCTGCCGTCCGGCCGATATGAAACCGGACTCCTATGGAGAGACGAGTCCGCAGATACACCGAACAACTACGGCGACACACTGAAAAGACTGAAGACATTGGAAAAGAAATTGGACAAAGACGGAGAGCTGAAGAGACAATATGAGGAAAGAATCGAAAATCTACTCTCGTCCGGCTATGCAGAGAAGGCGCAGACTCCGCCCACCGGCGGGAGAGTGTGGTACCTCCCACACTTTCCAGTGATCAACCCGGACAAAGCGAAGATTCGTCTGGTGCACGACGCGGCCGCTAAGTCACACGGCCGCTCTCTCAACGACATGCTGCTGCCCGGGCCCGACCTACTGCAATCTCTGCCCGCCGTCATCATGAAGTTCCGTCAACATCCAATCGCCGTGTCCGCCGACATCAAGGAAATGTTCATGcagataaaaattatagaagaAGACCGCGACGCGCTGCGCTTCCTCTGGCGTGGCGACCGACGCGACGACGGGCCGCCCGTTGAATATCGTATGACATCGCTCATCTTCGGCGCCTCTTCATCACCGTGCACCGCGCTCTACATCAAGAATAGAAACGCGCAAGAACACGCGAACGAGAGTCCGGCAGCCGCACGCGCGATTCAAGAGAACCATTATATGGACGACTATATACATAGCTACGCGACCGAAGATGAAGCAAAGGAGATAACGGCGCACGTCGATCGCATACATCGATACGCCGGCTTCGAGCTACGTGGGTGGGCGTCGAACAAAGAAAACGCGATAAGAAACTTTACGAACACCGGGGCGACCACCGTCGAGATCGGCGGGAGCGAGACAGAGCGAACATTAGGGCTACTTTGGCATGTGAAGCAGGACTACATAGGCTTTCGTGTCAACACGAAACGTGTACCACAAGAAATAATCGAAAATAAGCGAACACCTACGAAGAGAGAAGCCCTCAGTCTCATCATGTCGGTCTTCGACCCACTCGGCCTCATCGCGCCCATCCTCACACCGGCGAAAAGGATAATGCAGGATACGTGGAAGTACAACACCGGCTGGGACGACCCCATTCCCGACGCGCTACAACACCGCTGGGAAAACTGGGTGGCGAATATACAGCATCTCGACGCGCTCCGCATCCCGCGCTGCTATGACTACGAACCCGCTGCTGAGAGAGAGGTACACACGTTTGTGGACGCCAGCGAAGAGGCATACGCAGCAGTCGTGTATATCAGAGCGACGCGCGCCGACGGATCAATACACATCGCGATCGCCGCCGCGAAAAGCAGAGTCACGCCCACGAAACCGGTATCGATTCCACGTCTGGAGCTGCAAGCCGCCCTGCTCGGAGCACGCCTCACACGAACAGTCGAGGAAGGCCACGACTTTGTCTTCAAGAGAAAAGTGTATTGGAGCGACTCGAGAACAGCACTCGCATGGATACGCGGCGAGCCCCGCACATACAAGACGTTTGTAGCGCACAGACTAGCCGAAATAGAAGATCTCACGAAGAAGGATGAATGGCGCTGGGTTCCCACGGCGCACAATACGGCGGACGACGCTACACGCAACACCCCCGCTGACTTCGACCCGCAACACCGTTGGTTCACCGGTCCAGACTTCCTCCGCTATGAAGAATGCGACTGGCCGGTTGAGAAGAAGGAAAACATCACCGACACGGgcgaagaaaaagaaaaatgcgGCGCGTTGAACTCGTCGGACCCCGCCCCCGCGTTCATCGACCTCGAACGCTTCTCAACATGGACTCGGCTAGTGCGCACAACGGCCCGCGTACTGCAATTCATCGAACTCTGTCGTCGCCCCAAACAACTCGTCAACGCAACACGTCGAAAACGTACAAGAAAAAACGAAGAAAAGGACGCGACGTGGAAAAGAAATACGAAAAAGAACAAAGAGAAAATCGTCTCGCGTCCGAACAAcgaagaaagaaaatatataatactgaGCGCGCGCCACCTACGCGCCGCGGAAAACGTGCTTGTGAAATTAGCACAACAAGCAACGTACGGAAAAGAGATAGCGATACTACAGCGAGGAGACCCGCTCCCTGAAAAATGTCAAGGTCCACTAGCGGGATTAAGTGTCGCATTGAACGAAGAAGGAATACTGAAACTACGAGGAAGGGTGAATGAAGCCAGCGCGATCGAGGCAGAGGCCGCAAACCCGACAGTGCTCGACGGAAAACACAAGTATACGCAGCTCTACATACAGCATGTACACGAAAAGTTACATCACGGCGGCGTCGAAATTGTAGTAAATGAACTAAGGCAAAGACTGTGGATAACAAGAATACGACCCGCGACAAAGGAGGTGCTAAAGAGCTGCCCGCGCTGCCGCCTGCTGCGCGCCAAACCCGCGCGCCCATCCACCGGCGACCTGCCTGCCGCACGCCTCGCGCATCACGCGCGCCCATTTACATTCACCGGACTCGACTACTTCGGCCCGCAAGAAGTAACCGTCGGCCGCCATCGAGAGAAGCGCTACGTGGCCCTCTTCACGTGCTTAACATCGCGCGCAGTACATCTAGAAGTCGTCGCCTCGCTCAGCACCGACTCAGCGATCAACGCGCTGCGCCGCTTCATAGCGCGGCGCGGCTGCCCGGCCGAAATATGGAGTGACAACGCGACGTGCTTCCGCGCGGCCAACCGAGAGCTCACGGACGCGTGGGCCGCACTTGAAGAAGAAGCAGCAGCCCGCCGCATCAGCTGGCGCTTCCTTCCGCCGGCCGCCCCATTCATGGCCGGCGCGTGGGAGCGCATGGTACGCACCGTGAAAGAAGCCCTACGCCACACGCTTCACGAGCAGCACCCCAGTGACGAGACGCTCGTCACACTCCTCGCCGAAGTAGAAGCCACCGTAAACTCACGCCCACTCACTCATGTGGCCGTGACCCCCGACGTGCCGCCCGCCATCACACCGAATATGATCCTGCTGGGCTCCAACTGTTACGTGCCGCCACCCTGCACCATCGAAGAAGACCAAACAACAGCGCGCACACACTGGAAGCGCGCGCAACAGCTCGCCGACACCTTCTGGCGACGCTGGGTGCGAGAGTACCTGCCCGTACTCCAACAGCGGCGGGAGCCCCACGCAAGCGGCGCGGCCCCCAAGATCGGCGACCTGGTCATCGTGTGCGACTCCAATCATCCGAGGAACACGTGGCCCCGAGGACGAGTCATCGCCACGTATCCCGGCAAGGACGGCGAGGTACGAGTGGTCGACGTGGAGACCAGCGGCGGCAGAATCCTCCGGCGGCCCACCAAGAAGATCGTCGTGCTACCAGTTCGAATCGCAGAGTGCGACGGCGGGAGAAATGTGCACGACGAAACGTAAATGTAAAGTACACAACTCATttaattagtatagaataaGATAACGTATAAACTCCTGAAGGCTTACGCCTGAAGGCTTATTTTTAGTATGAATAAATGTATGTCTTATTTGAGTTCTTAAATGTAAAGTTTTATATGTTTGGAAAGTAAAGTATTTAATCTGTCTAGTATTAACGTAGAGTAAGCTCCTGAAGGCTTATGCCTGaaggattattttataactaagaaTAGAATAgcgaatttatatgtaaagatGTTTGTTAAATTGTTAGATAGGAAAATTCATGAAAGATTATGACTGAAGACTTATTTActtggaatttaaaatatttatgtcttgtttaatgatagtaaatgtttatgtttgtttattgaatattgaaaatgtCTTTGTTTATGTGTTGCCTTAAGTATACGATAATGTTTTGTCTTTCTTTGAATTTACTATTGTagatgttaatatttaatgattatgtaatgattaggatatgtaaatttaatgtttcttttcCCGACAGCATCACGTCCGCGACTGCGCGCACAAACCGTTCCCCGCAGTATATTTATACACCTGAAGCGGGGGACGGGGtagtataaaagtaaatttcggGAAAATCGTGCGCGCAGTCTAAACGGGGCGTTGGCGGGATATGTTATGGATGTAGAATTAATTAGTAATGTAATAATGAATGTAATGAAAACgtagaaaatgtaaaattgtgtaaaaataaagagaatgaaaataaaggaTGAGGAAAGGGGCGTGGCCAGCCGGAGTGGAGGGGATAACACGTAGAGTATAAATATCGACGCAAAACTGGTTGCGTCATGGCATTCCAGTTGCTCCCGCGCTACAAGAAGAAACTAAGGAAATAACTCCGCTCCGGCTTGGCACCCTGGCCCTCTGcgtatgaagaaataattgtttgtattatttacaaacccCCCCGCCACTACAGTCCACTTGAGAGGGCCTGCCGccaacaaaaagttactgaacaaattaaaacaaaagttactgAACAATTTCCTGATAGTACTCTATCAAGTACCTTGTTttatatgtgtttttttttgtatcgaCGATTTCGTTATCTGTTAACAAACAGactgaaatatacaaaattgatttatatcgatatcgatgttttattttacagtgtTTCCCATCGCTATTACTGTAAACATGCCGTATCAACGCAGTGCGGGATggcaaataatttttcacaaaataagGGGTTTACATTTTCCCTCATATCTTTTAAACTATTGGGTCAAACTAAAAGCTATTTATGCGGTATATACAAGACTATATATACTAttatccaaaaaaaaaaaattgaaatatcttgaaatttcatgaaattattaaccTTCAAAGTCAGTAGGTGCGATGTGATAAAAATGGCTCATGACGCGCAGTGGTGAACTTGCCGATGTAAAGTATGGAAGACATGCCGCAACAACGGTAAGTTTGGCATCTTAGGTGccgcagtgaacgtgttaaACGAACATAGAACTAGAgatagagcaagagcattatttcgtgatcttttagtgtaaacgaatactcgtattcagtgttgttcggtattagaacattgcatataatatttttgaacacTAACAACAATGAAAGAATGCTTTTGCTCTAGCTCTAAGTTTACACTAAAAAAATGACATAGTTGGGTCTTAacgagcattcgctcgtttgatgtaaatgcaccgtaacaTAAActattatagtagagccattttaataggcaacatttgacagttcaacaaaattcaacaacgtaacctagtaacgacgacatagaataacatgatatttcgttttgttagaactgcacatttgcttaacttttttcaattacgattacatatttataataataatgaccgatacgaagttattttaaaatttcattttactgataaaccattctaaacataataaacaatttctgaattgaagaactgacgtcgctacaattttgtgtcaattaacccttttttctttttaaataccagagatgttactctaaaaatctgtgctaaaaatcgaaatctgacatctagaatcgaatgcattgattacttgtgaataaaaatcttcataaattaataaattcgattgacaaatgtttcaagtccgtatcgattaattcactttaatcgatgtttttaagcaggttacctctcttcgaagataaaattgatagacgtcaaatgttgcctattaaattggctcgacttttttttataggaGGTATCAATTACACATGTCATTCTCAATCGCTAAATCAACTGAGGAAAATAGCTATTAATTGTTCTTAATTAACAATTTGAAATGATagcatgataattattttaattgaaatgcCTCTTCTCTAATTAATAGAAAGgcattttaattcaaatcaTGTTTGAAATGaacaaacaaatacaaaatgaaCCTACGTACGTCATAAAAGAATTACCTAAGGTTGGaattttgaagtaaaatagttcaggatacatcgcccatttttgcaagtgactactatcaagctaattttccgtttgtagctttattttgatgagacaccgaataatttcgtgtacgtaactctcgattgtggtagctaacagagataacaaggataaaaatttttgatttgatggttctcaaatatttattactaactgatttttttttgttcaatctcaagataattacctaaattattcgaaaaaatatttgtcctacaaaatctatggttggttcaaagagtccccctttccaaagtgtatcgataacgaggtcatcataaatgattactaacaagctggtttttttgttttcacttagttaatgtttatataattcaacagacatattgtcctacaaattgcgtaataaatatttgagaaccatcaaatcaaaaatgtttatccttgttatctctgttagctaccacaatcgagagtttcgtacacgaaattattcggtgtctcatcaaaataaagctacaaacggaaaatcagcttgatagtagtcacttgcaaaaatgggcgatgtatcctgaactaaaaCTAATTTTCCCAAAACTTATCTACACCGTTTGAactgataaattatttgtaattttgtaaatattaattgtgggaaataaaacaaaactcgTTAAGAGGACTAACATctgtctaaaatctaaaatcGTGATCTCCATCAACCGTCGTCGATTGGTGTTGATTGTGTTAATGTGTGCGCGAGTCACTCAAGTTCAGCTAGCTCTTGTAGTCCTCATAAAGCTGTTTTATAATCACAAAGAAGGCACATCAAGGATAATAGTAAAGACGTAGTAGTAGAAGATATTTCCtaattatatttgatttaaaacattttttgataCTGCGTTGGATATTATTAAGGACCACTAGgcacaaataaaacataatataaaactaggtatataaactactagctttccgcccgcggcatcgcccgcgttttcaaagaaaaacccgcaaatttccctatgtgttaattttaccctctatatgtgtgctaaatttcattgtaatcggttctgtagtattggcgtgaaagagtaacaaacacacacacacacacacacacacacacacacacacacacacatcgtcacaaactttcgcatttataatattagtacctaggataataatattaaacacgaTGAAATgctaaacaaaaaattacttGCAATACACAAGTACCAGACACTTGTAATAATAGGTTattgattacaatatttaaatgccagttaatagtattttattttggatCATTTAATGCAAATTGTAACAACACTATAACATAAGTGGTAACAGTTTGGACCAAACCCACGGGTAAAGTCGCGTCTAACGTAAAGAGGCCGTATAGGATGTACTTCCTGAACGACGCTTTGTTAGTTCTTACTATGTTCTTGTATAGTTTTGACTCTCCTAAAAAAAACACGTTAATGTTAGCAAAAAAGGCCGATGACATAATCACCAGAGTATTATTGGAAACATatgaatacataaattaaaatacattgtctataaaaagtgaaataaaaatctacTATAGCGCCCGACAAACTTCTTGGCCAAAAAGTAGCGTGGTGGAAGCTTGcgcatataaaaatgtactaaaaCTTGATGCGCAAACTTCCCCCACCACGCTACTTTTTGGCCAAGAAGTTTGCCGGGCACTATGCTATATAACTACCCGCTAAGCATAGACTAgacataatatactacgttaaaataaataataataattaattttagccataacattataaaatagtaatgtTTACACGAATAACTTTCCATTAACCCATTGAgtcccgagcggcccgatcggcccacgacacaatagattttctattgtgtctgtgattccgggggctgagttattttAACATAGCCTTTGAGAGAGAAAATGCTACtttttcaaaaacaaaacttgTAAGAAAAGACggattttcatttattttgaaaacaattCACCCAAAAAAGTCAAAATGGCACACATTCACTAGTGTGTGTGTGGCTTGATAAATTTTTTCTCGGCGTTCCTTTTTAGTGACTAAACATCTATTATTAATGTTCTtcagttattaaattaaatctaagtctgttgtaaaataaaatctgcTGTACGTGTAAAGAAACGAACATACCAACGGGGATTTCACTAGACATACGATAGGTACATTCCTGATCAATACTCaagatatttttgtaaaattcttcACATGATTTGACAAGCACAATAATATTCATTAGGTTCTTCAGCATCCAGATGGATACAACAACTTGAATTGTCTTTT harbors:
- the LOC123701951 gene encoding uncharacterized protein LOC123701951, which gives rise to MNTRSRSGRGATPSVSETTATATGTSSTNTSEETSGTTETSETCTTATRTTRTEEKSSSTPPTPSTMPADKLQPAPSPVVGYTNAAFAAPADNADAPTTAAFAAPISNVNLNTNAALAAPSNVAVGSPARRSKTLRQASEVRSRRSVASRKRLLAELEAKERLAELKLEQAKAAAELEKARLERIRAEEESTTEEEEEDYEPERRVESWLKQHSSQPLPPAANPTRELSPPRYIAKNTDNKEDRGWGARQEQDDGQREPKKDPPTRSPEVAAIVTAFNEVARSQRKVIRYGGELPTFTGSSNEWLSFKASYEETEEGFTDGENVARLRKALKGAALEAVTALLISHTGPEKIIEALQRRFGRPDALVLGEMEKIKSLPRVSDNPRDVCIFANKIANIVATVEILGKPEYLHSPEMLRQVLEKLTPIMKNKWYDFAADERDKTPLLKKLAEFLNKEADKCSSYAPLDTETERITRKRTERAYAASNASERETRCPVCEREHKLIECRQFTNSDVNTRWEIAKKHRVCFRCLRSKHQRATCRARPCGLNGCTMKHHKMLHHTKTAEKKNEETTQPQAETKNDEKVLVSAININSATSEQPTRRRAYLKIAPITITGPKGKCDTYALLDEGSTVTIIETALAEQLGLDGPRESITIQGVNGHENEHEYSKRVKARVRGRHEEKDYVLDNARTVHQLHAFTQSIRESDIARCNHLHDLQDDLLYENATPKLLIGQDNWELIITRKLRHGKRSQPVASKTLLGWVLHGCRSSNKHPVLFCSHLSEAEKSPDTLENMMKKYFELESIGIEPKRQRSDPEQQALNILEKKSQRLPSGRYETGLLWRDESADTPNNYGDTLKRLKTLEKKLDKDGELKRQYEERIENLLSSGYAEKAQTPPTGGRVWYLPHFPVINPDKAKIRLVHDAAAKSHGRSLNDMLLPGPDLLQSLPAVIMKFRQHPIAVSADIKEMFMQIKIIEEDRDALRFLWRGDRRDDGPPVEYRMTSLIFGASSSPCTALYIKNRNAQEHANESPAAARAIQENHYMDDYIHSYATEDEAKEITAHVDRIHRYAGFELRGWASNKENAIRNFTNTGATTVEIGGSETERTLGLLWHVKQDYIGFRVNTKRVPQEIIENKRTPTKREALSLIMSVFDPLGLIAPILTPAKRIMQDTWKYNTGWDDPIPDALQHRWENWVANIQHLDALRIPRCYDYEPAAEREVHTFVDASEEAYAAVVYIRATRADGSIHIAIAAAKSRVTPTKPVSIPRLELQAALLGARLTRTVEEGHDFVFKRKVYWSDSRTALAWIRGEPRTYKTFVAHRLAEIEDLTKKDEWRWVPTAHNTADDATRNTPADFDPQHRWFTGPDFLRYEECDWPVEKKENITDTGEEKEKCGALNSSDPAPAFIDLERFSTWTRLVRTTARVLQFIELCRRPKQLVNATRRKRTRKNEEKDATWKRNTKKNKEKIVSRPNNEERKYIILSARHLRAAENVLVKLAQQATYGKEIAILQRGDPLPEKCQGPLAGLSVALNEEGILKLRGRVNEASAIEAEAANPTVLDGKHKYTQLYIQHVHEKLHHGGVEIVVNELRQRLWITRIRPATKEVLKSCPRCRLLRAKPARPSTGDLPAARLAHHARPFTFTGLDYFGPQEVTVGRHREKRYVALFTCLTSRAVHLEVVASLSTDSAINALRRFIARRGCPAEIWSDNATCFRAANRELTDAWAALEEEAAARRISWRFLPPAAPFMAGAWERMVRTVKEALRHTLHEQHPSDETLVTLLAEVEATVNSRPLTHVAVTPDVPPAITPNMILLGSNCYVPPPCTIEEDQTTARTHWKRAQQLADTFWRRWVREYLPVLQQRREPHASGAAPKIGDLVIVCDSNHPRNTWPRGRVIATYPGKDGEVRVVDVETSGGRILRRPTKKIVVLPVRIAECDGGRNVHDET